GTTACCTGATCAAAAGCATCTTCATTTTCAAGTTCAAATAACATTGAGTTCTTCTTTAGAATTGTACTAAGAAAGTCTTTTTCACTATCTTCAACAGCTGGAGAATAGTGAAGAAGACAAATTCCTTCTCCGTGTTCCATAGGTAAACTCGGCATTAAGCGTATAACCTTAGGTGCGCTTAGAAGTTCACTTACTTTCAATTGACCGATTCCGGCCATAATCGAAATAATCACCTTCTCACTTAAATCAACACCTTCTAGCATTTTGGCCAACTCAGAAAACTGCTGTGGTTTACAACCAACCATAATGTAGTCAGCTTTTGCTACATCTTCTAAGTTTTCTAATACGCTTCCCCCAACTTCCTTAGCAAGTTCTATTGCTCTTGTTTTGCTTGGAGTAAATGTTAGAAACTCAACTCCTTCTTTATTACTATCATTCATTGCGCGTACTACCGCGCCGGCCATGTTTCCACAGCCAATTACTGCAATCTTCTTCATTGAAATCTCCTAGCTTCTAATCTGACCATCACCTACGACTACATAACGAGATGTTGTCATCTGCTCAACACCCATTGGCCCGTAAGCGTGTAGTTTAGTCGTTGAAATACCAAGTTCAGCACCTAGTCCAAGCTGTCCACCGTCATTAAATCTAGTAGAAGCATTTACCATCACACAACTTGCATCAACACTACGTAAGAACGTTTCACAATTTTCTTGGTTATTTGAAACAATACACTCAGAGTGGTTACTACCAAACTCATCAATATGTGAAATCGCTTCATCTAAACTATCAACTGTTTTGATTGAAAGAATATTATCTAAATATTCTGTCGACCAATCTTCATCTTTAGCTGCAACAAAATCTCCCTTTGTTGCTTGAGAAAACTTTTCGTCAACTCTAAGCTCAGTTCCTTTTGCAAGTAAACGCTTAGCAATTTGATCATTAACTTTTGGTAAAATATCTTTATGGATTAGTAATGTTTCAATCGCATTACAAACTCCAGTTCTTTGTGTCTTTGCATTCTCAACAAGATTTACGGCCTTTTCAATATCAGCATCGCTATCAATGTACATATGACATAGCCCTTGATAGTGAGCAATAACAGGCATCTTAGCATTTTCAAAAATATGATTAATCAGTCCATGACCACCACGTGGTACAACTACATCAATTTCTTCTTTAAGAGAAAGAAGACCGTTTAATTGTTCACGACTATCTGATGCTAATACTGAGACTACATTCTTATCAACATACTTTGAAATTGAATCCTGAATAATTTGACCAAGAATCTCATTTGAATGTTTCGCTTCTTTACCACCTTTTAAAATAATGGCATTTGAAGACTTAAGAGCAAGAGCAGCACAATCGACAACGACGTTTGGTCTACTTTCAAAAATCATAAGAATTACACCAATTGGTACTCTTTGTTTCTTTACTCTAAGTCCTAAGTCATTTGTAAATTCATCATAGAAGCTACCGACAATTTCAGGTTGATCCTTGATTGTCTTTACACCTTTGATAATGTCATCAATTCTCTCATCAGATAACTTAAGACGATCAACCATTGCTTTATTTAAATCGTTCTTAAAAGCTTCATCAAGATCGAGCTGATTCTTTTCAAGAATAAGTTTACGATTTGAGTCTAGTCCTTTAATTAGGTCATCAAAGATTAAATCTTTTGTTTCTTTATTAAGCTTTAATAGTTGCTTTGAAGCTTTTCTAACTGTTTTAGCTAATTCTTTCATTTTTATTTTCCTTTATTATATCGTGTTCTAAAATTAAATTAATCGTATGAATGACTTCAATAGATGTTCTAAATCCAATTAAGTCTTCAATCTCATCACTATGGCGTCCTTTAATCTGTTCAACTTCAGTATTTCCATATTCACAAACACCTGAAGCGAATACTTCTCCATCACAGATAATATCCACGCAGTCTCCCTTATAGAATTCTCCGTAAACATCAATAATACCTTTAGGAAGAAGTGACTTACTCTTCTTAAGGGCCTTATAAGCACCGCGATCAACTTCGATGTAGCAATTTGGCTTCTTCATCGATAATAGCCACGCCTTTCTCTCTTCAGGATCATAAGCATTCTTAGGAGCAAAATATGTCCCAAGATCCTTAGTCAGTGGATCAAGAATAATGCGATCAGCATCAAGAGAGCTGATAATTGCCTTAATCCCAAGTGGTGTAATCTTTGTTACAGCATGGACTTTTGACTCCATCCCACCTTTACCGACAGCTGTTTTACCTTGAAAGTTAACCGAATCGAGAACGTCACTTCCAAATGGAACTTCTGCAATTCTCTTAGCATCAGGATAACCTGGGTCTTTGTCATAAAGACCATTAGTTGATGTAATCATTAATAATGCATCAGCGTTAATCATTTGCGCGGTCTGAGCAGCGAGATGATCATTGTCACCCAGAGCAATCTCAGTAAAAGAGATTGAATCATTCTCATTCAAGATTGGTGTAATATTGTTTTTAAGAAGAACATTAATATTCTGCTTAGCATGTAGATTTCTCTTACGATTTCTAAAGTCATCGTGAGTCAATAAAATCTGTGAACAAAGCTTTTCGTTCTCTTCAAATAATCTTGAGTAAGTATTAATTAATTTTGGCTGGCCAATGGCACTTGCTGAATGTTGAAGATCAATCTGCCCCTTTCGTGGTAGATGTTTCTTCAAAAATGACTTTCCAACACTAACGGCACCTGAACTTACCAGAACGACCTCAATACCTGAGTCAATTAATTCAGAAATATCCTCAACTAATTTTCTCAATCTTCTCGTATCTAAGTTACCGTTTTTCTTTGTTATTACGTTACTTCCGACCTTCACAACGATGCGCTTGACACCCTGCAGCTCTTTACGGAGTCTCATTAATTCCCCTTATCTTGGTTTAATAAGAAGATGCCACAAATTAAGGATAACCTAAAGTCAGTATATTACGTATTAGGTTTTACCAAACATGACATAGGGGCATTTGAATAAAAATATATGTGACGTATGATGTAGAAAACATGGAGGTATTAATGTTTATAAAAAGAGGAAGTATACAGCGACAGAGCAACGATACAACACCTATTCTGATTAATCCACAAGGTAAGCGCTATGAAGTGAGTTTTTTAGCTGCTTTCATTTGGGATCACCTCGATGGAAGAAGTCCGCTTCAAGAAGTTGTGACAGAAGTACAAAAAGCGGCCCGTATTGAAAAGCCAGGGCTATACAAAGTCGCTGAAAATATTGTTTCAGACCTTAAAAAGGTCGATTTAATAACAGAGACATCTAGTGAAATGAGTCAGCGTTAGATCGCTAAAACTTACTCGTGATTTATATCGATTAAGGCCACACATTGTTGTGGCCTTTTTTATTTGCCAAGTATTTCCCTCAACATTTACACATCAGGTTAAATTAATTTTTATGAAATATAAAAATAGGTTTTCGTTGTCTTTCAATTTAAGACTATAATGATGTCACATAATTTATTTTTGAATTGGAGTAATTTTGACTACAAAAACAGTAAAACTAAGAAAGGTCGAACGTATTAGACCTGATAACTTTGAACAAGAAGATCACTTTTATCCGAAAGCACTAAATTCACAACTACATCCACTAGTGAGTAACTTTTTAAATTTAGATCATGAAAGGATTATTAAAAGGTATAGTCACCTAAATCCTCAAATATGTACTGATACATTAAGAGATATACTTTCATACGAAACTCAGCATTTCTTTTGGGGAGGTTCAGACCTCTTCTATGTTACGACAGAAGCAGGTAACCGCCGTATGGTAATCCTTGAAACAAACTCATGTCCTTCAGGACAAAAGTCAATGCCACCTCGTACTGATGCTGATGAACACCGTGGCTATAAGTTTTTAATTGAAAATTCATTTATCCCAGCATTAAAGAAAAGAAAGAAGCGACTTCCAAAAGGCTCTCTTGCAGTTATTTACGATAAGAACTATATGGAAACTTCTGGTTATGCATCGACAATCGCTGACTTAACTGGAGAAGATGTTTATCTAATTCCCCACTTTCATGGTGAAGAGCAATTCATTACTTTTGAAGATGGTGTAATGCAACTTAAGCTTGAAACTGGTGAGATCATTCCAATTAGAGCAGCATTTCGCTATGTTACCCAAAAGCCATGGAATAGAATTCCTGCAACGACTAAAACATTTATTTATAACTCAACTCGAGTATGCTTAGCTGGTGGACGTAATAAACTCTTAGCAAATAAAGCGTATGAACTTTATAATTCAGAGCTTGCCGAGTCAGGTCTTCGAATCAACATGCCTGAGACAATCAAAGACGTTAACAAGCTTGCCGTTCCACTATGGGTACAGAAGTTTGGAGGTAAGGCCGTTATTAAAATTCCTTATTCAAATGCCGGACAAGGAGTTTTTACTGTAACAAATCAAGATGAATTAGATGCATTTATGCAAATGGATTATCCATATGATCAATTCATTGTACAAAGCTTAATTGGCCACTATGAATGGAGTTCGACGAGTGAGCATGGTAAGTTCTTTCACATTGGAACTGTTCCTAATAAAAAAGGAAATATCTATATTGCTGACTTAAGGCTTATGGTCTACAACTCACCTTCAAAAGGTTTCATGCCTTGTGCAGTTTATGCGCGTCGAGCGAGAAAGCCACTAGAAGCAGACTACCCAAAAAATAGTTGGGATGTTTTAGGGACAAACCTTTCTGTTAAAACAG
This sequence is a window from Halobacteriovorax vibrionivorans. Protein-coding genes within it:
- a CDS encoding pyrroline-5-carboxylate reductase family protein codes for the protein MKKIAVIGCGNMAGAVVRAMNDSNKEGVEFLTFTPSKTRAIELAKEVGGSVLENLEDVAKADYIMVGCKPQQFSELAKMLEGVDLSEKVIISIMAGIGQLKVSELLSAPKVIRLMPSLPMEHGEGICLLHYSPAVEDSEKDFLSTILKKNSMLFELENEDAFDQVTVVSASGPAYIYYFMAAMEKTLGEWGVKKEDQRALVAQLFRGSAKSALQKSDMDLEDMIGQVTSKKGVTIEAIDRFRRDELSSGIQAGLEQAANRSFEIKKSL
- a CDS encoding glutamate-5-semialdehyde dehydrogenase gives rise to the protein MKELAKTVRKASKQLLKLNKETKDLIFDDLIKGLDSNRKLILEKNQLDLDEAFKNDLNKAMVDRLKLSDERIDDIIKGVKTIKDQPEIVGSFYDEFTNDLGLRVKKQRVPIGVILMIFESRPNVVVDCAALALKSSNAIILKGGKEAKHSNEILGQIIQDSISKYVDKNVVSVLASDSREQLNGLLSLKEEIDVVVPRGGHGLINHIFENAKMPVIAHYQGLCHMYIDSDADIEKAVNLVENAKTQRTGVCNAIETLLIHKDILPKVNDQIAKRLLAKGTELRVDEKFSQATKGDFVAAKDEDWSTEYLDNILSIKTVDSLDEAISHIDEFGSNHSECIVSNNQENCETFLRSVDASCVMVNASTRFNDGGQLGLGAELGISTTKLHAYGPMGVEQMTTSRYVVVGDGQIRS
- the proB gene encoding glutamate 5-kinase; translated protein: MRLRKELQGVKRIVVKVGSNVITKKNGNLDTRRLRKLVEDISELIDSGIEVVLVSSGAVSVGKSFLKKHLPRKGQIDLQHSASAIGQPKLINTYSRLFEENEKLCSQILLTHDDFRNRKRNLHAKQNINVLLKNNITPILNENDSISFTEIALGDNDHLAAQTAQMINADALLMITSTNGLYDKDPGYPDAKRIAEVPFGSDVLDSVNFQGKTAVGKGGMESKVHAVTKITPLGIKAIISSLDADRIILDPLTKDLGTYFAPKNAYDPEERKAWLLSMKKPNCYIEVDRGAYKALKKSKSLLPKGIIDVYGEFYKGDCVDIICDGEVFASGVCEYGNTEVEQIKGRHSDEIEDLIGFRTSIEVIHTINLILEHDIIKENKNERIS
- a CDS encoding PqqD family protein, giving the protein MFIKRGSIQRQSNDTTPILINPQGKRYEVSFLAAFIWDHLDGRSPLQEVVTEVQKAARIEKPGLYKVAENIVSDLKKVDLITETSSEMSQR
- a CDS encoding ATP-grasp domain-containing protein; amino-acid sequence: MTTKTVKLRKVERIRPDNFEQEDHFYPKALNSQLHPLVSNFLNLDHERIIKRYSHLNPQICTDTLRDILSYETQHFFWGGSDLFYVTTEAGNRRMVILETNSCPSGQKSMPPRTDADEHRGYKFLIENSFIPALKKRKKRLPKGSLAVIYDKNYMETSGYASTIADLTGEDVYLIPHFHGEEQFITFEDGVMQLKLETGEIIPIRAAFRYVTQKPWNRIPATTKTFIYNSTRVCLAGGRNKLLANKAYELYNSELAESGLRINMPETIKDVNKLAVPLWVQKFGGKAVIKIPYSNAGQGVFTVTNQDELDAFMQMDYPYDQFIVQSLIGHYEWSSTSEHGKFFHIGTVPNKKGNIYIADLRLMVYNSPSKGFMPCAVYARRARKPLEADYPKNSWDVLGTNLSVKTGENQWDSDTSRLMLMDRKDFNSLGIGTDDLIEAYIQTVLTIVAIDKMAQYLSNKKGGFKKKLFKTLDNDESLFNEIMF